The Pygocentrus nattereri isolate fPygNat1 chromosome 2, fPygNat1.pri, whole genome shotgun sequence genome has a window encoding:
- the dhx15 gene encoding pre-mRNA-splicing factor ATP-dependent RNA helicase DHX15 isoform X1, which produces MSKRHRLDLGDDYSSSKKRSSDGKDRDRDRDDRSKDRDRDRDRDRDRERDRDRESKAPSMTLNSSLAAGGGMLPLKQAAVHQQINPFTNLPHTQRYYEILKKRLQLPVWEYKERFNDILTRNQSFVLVGETGSGKTTQIPQWCVDMVRSLPGPKRGVACTQPRRVAAMSVAQRVADEMDVMLGQEVGYSIRFEDCSSAKTILKYMTDGMLLREAMNDPLLERYGVIILDEAHERTLATDILMGVLKEVVRQRADLKVIVMSATLDAGKFQVYFDNCPLLTIPGRTHPVEIFYTPEPERDYLEAAIRTVIQIHMCEEDEGDVLLFLTGQEEIDEACKRIKREIDDLGPEVGDIKIIPLYSTLPPQQQQRIFEPPPPRKPNGAIGRKVVVSTNIAETSLTIDGVVFVIDPGFAKQKVYNPRIRVESLLVTAISKASAQQRAGRAGRTRPGKCFRLYTEKAYKTEMQDNTYPEILRSNLGSVVLQLKKLGIDDLVHFDFMDPPAPETLMRALELLNYLAALNDDGDLTELGSMMAEFPLDPQLAKMVIASCEFNCSNEILSITAMLSVPQCFVRPTEAKKAADESKMRFAHIDGDHLTLLNVYHAFKQNHESVQWCYDNFVNYRSLMSADNVRQQLSRIMDRFNLPRRSTEFTSRDYYINIRRALVTGFFMQVAHLERTGHYLTVKDNQVVQLHPSTVLDHKPEWVLYNEFVLTTKNYIRTCTDIKPEWLVKIAPQYYEMSNFPQCEAKRQLERIIAKLQTKEYSQY; this is translated from the exons ATGTCTAAACGACATCGCTTGGATTTAGGCGATGATTACTCGTCGAGCAAAAAGAGATCTTCTGACGG AAAAGATCGTGATCGAGATCGTGATGACCGGTCGAAGGACAGGGATCGTGACAGAGATCGGGAccgggatagagagagggacagagacagggaAAGCAAGGCCCCCAGCATGACTCTGAACTCGAGCCTAGCGGCTGGAGGAGGCATGCTTCCTCTTAAGCAAGCGGCTGTTCATCAGCAGATCAACCCCTTCACCAACctgccacacacacagcgcTACTATGAGATCCTTAAGAAACGCCTTCAGCTGCCTGTCTGGGAGTACAAAGAGCGCTTCAATGACATCCTCACCCGCAACCAGAGCTTTGTGCTGGTGGGAGAGACCGGGTCTGGGAAGACCACACAG ATCCCTCAGTGGTGTGTGGACATGGTCCGGTCTTTGCCGGGGCCTAAGCGGGGTGTAGCCTGTACTCAACCCAGAAGAGTGGCAGCCATGAGTGTGGCTCAGAGAGTGGCAGATGAGATGGATGTCATGCTGGGACAAGAAGTCGGTTACTCCATCAGATTTGAGGACTGTAGTTCTGCAAAAACCATCCTCAA GTACATGACCGATGGTATGTTGCTCCGTGAGGCCATGAACGACCCCCTCCTTGAGCGATATGGTGTTATTATCCTGGATGAGGCTCATGAGCGCACACTGGCCACAGATATTCTGATGGGTGTCCTCAAAGAGGTTGTTCGCCAGAGGGCGGACCTAAAG GTTATTGTCATGAGTGCCACCCTGGATGCTGGAAAGTTCCAGGTGTACTTCGACAACTGCCCCCTGCTCACTATTCCTGGCAGAACACATCCTGTGGAAATCTTCTACACACCGGAGCCAGAGCGAGACTACCTGGAGGCAGCCATCAGAACGGTTATCCAGATCCACATGTGTGAGGAAGACGAGGGAGATGTTCTGCTTTTCCTCACAGGACAGGAG GAAATCGACGAAGCTTGCAAGCGGATCAAACGGGAAATTGATGACCTGGGCCCGGAGGTAGGAGACATCAAAATCATCCCACTCTACTCCACGCTCCCACCCCAACAGCAGCAGAGGATCTTCGAGCCTCCTCCGCCTCGCAAGCCCAACGGAGCCATCGGCAGGAAG GTCGTGGTATCCACAAACATTGCTGAGACGTCCCTGACCATCGACGGCGTGGTGTTTGTAATTGATCCTGGCTTTGCCAAGCAAAAG GTGTATAACCCCCGAATCAGGGTGGAGTCACTGCTAGTGACTGCTATCAGCAAAGCATCAGCCCAGCAGAGGGCGGGGCGAGCTGGACGTACACGTCCAGGGAAGTGCTTCCGCCTCTACACTGAGAAGGCATACAAGACTGAGATGcaa GATAACACGTACCCAGAGATTCTCAGGTCCAACTTGGGCTCTGTGGTGTTACAGCTGAAGAAACTAGGTATTGATGACCTGGTGCACTTTGACTTCATGGACCCACCAG CTCCTGAGACCCTGATGCGTGCTCTGGAGCTGCTGAACTACCTTGCGGCACTGAATGATGATGGAGACCTGACAGAGCTGGGCTCTATGATGGCTGAGTTCCCTTTGGACCCTCAGCTGGCTAAAATGGTCATTGCCAGCTGCGAATTCAACTGCTCCAATGAGATCCTCTCAATCACAGCCATGCTATCAG TCCCACAGTGCTTCGTGCGCCCAACTGAGGCTAAGAAGGCGGCTGATGAGTCGAAGATGAGGTTCGCCCACATTGACGGGGACCACCTGACCCTGCTGAATGTCTACCATGCCTTCAAACAGA ACCATGAGTCAGTGCAGTGGTGCTATGACAACTTTGTGAACTACCGCTCACTGATGTCCGCCGATAACGTACGGCAACAGCTGTCGCGCATCATGGACCGCTTCAACCTGCCACGGCGCAGCACCGAGTTCACCAGCCGAGATTACTACATCAACATCCGCCGCGCGCTTGTCACTGGCTTCTTTATGcag GTGGCCCACCTGGAGCGTACAGGGCACTATTTGACGGTGAAGGACAACCAGGTGGTCCAGCTGCACCCCTCCACTGTGCTGGACCACAAACCTGAGTGGGTGCTCTACAATGAGTTTGTGCTGACCACCAAGAATTACATCCGCACCTGCACAGACATCAAACCTGAGTG GTTGGTCAAAATTGCACCGCAGTACTATGAGATGAGCAACTTCCCTCAGTGTGAAGCCAAGAGGCAACTGGAGCGCATTATTGCTAAACTCCAAACCAAGGAATACTCTCAATACTAA
- the dhx15 gene encoding pre-mRNA-splicing factor ATP-dependent RNA helicase DHX15 isoform X2 produces the protein MMRKDRDRDRDDRSKDRDRDRDRDRDRERDRDRESKAPSMTLNSSLAAGGGMLPLKQAAVHQQINPFTNLPHTQRYYEILKKRLQLPVWEYKERFNDILTRNQSFVLVGETGSGKTTQIPQWCVDMVRSLPGPKRGVACTQPRRVAAMSVAQRVADEMDVMLGQEVGYSIRFEDCSSAKTILKYMTDGMLLREAMNDPLLERYGVIILDEAHERTLATDILMGVLKEVVRQRADLKVIVMSATLDAGKFQVYFDNCPLLTIPGRTHPVEIFYTPEPERDYLEAAIRTVIQIHMCEEDEGDVLLFLTGQEEIDEACKRIKREIDDLGPEVGDIKIIPLYSTLPPQQQQRIFEPPPPRKPNGAIGRKVVVSTNIAETSLTIDGVVFVIDPGFAKQKVYNPRIRVESLLVTAISKASAQQRAGRAGRTRPGKCFRLYTEKAYKTEMQDNTYPEILRSNLGSVVLQLKKLGIDDLVHFDFMDPPAPETLMRALELLNYLAALNDDGDLTELGSMMAEFPLDPQLAKMVIASCEFNCSNEILSITAMLSVPQCFVRPTEAKKAADESKMRFAHIDGDHLTLLNVYHAFKQNHESVQWCYDNFVNYRSLMSADNVRQQLSRIMDRFNLPRRSTEFTSRDYYINIRRALVTGFFMQVAHLERTGHYLTVKDNQVVQLHPSTVLDHKPEWVLYNEFVLTTKNYIRTCTDIKPEWLVKIAPQYYEMSNFPQCEAKRQLERIIAKLQTKEYSQY, from the exons ATGATGAG AAAAGATCGTGATCGAGATCGTGATGACCGGTCGAAGGACAGGGATCGTGACAGAGATCGGGAccgggatagagagagggacagagacagggaAAGCAAGGCCCCCAGCATGACTCTGAACTCGAGCCTAGCGGCTGGAGGAGGCATGCTTCCTCTTAAGCAAGCGGCTGTTCATCAGCAGATCAACCCCTTCACCAACctgccacacacacagcgcTACTATGAGATCCTTAAGAAACGCCTTCAGCTGCCTGTCTGGGAGTACAAAGAGCGCTTCAATGACATCCTCACCCGCAACCAGAGCTTTGTGCTGGTGGGAGAGACCGGGTCTGGGAAGACCACACAG ATCCCTCAGTGGTGTGTGGACATGGTCCGGTCTTTGCCGGGGCCTAAGCGGGGTGTAGCCTGTACTCAACCCAGAAGAGTGGCAGCCATGAGTGTGGCTCAGAGAGTGGCAGATGAGATGGATGTCATGCTGGGACAAGAAGTCGGTTACTCCATCAGATTTGAGGACTGTAGTTCTGCAAAAACCATCCTCAA GTACATGACCGATGGTATGTTGCTCCGTGAGGCCATGAACGACCCCCTCCTTGAGCGATATGGTGTTATTATCCTGGATGAGGCTCATGAGCGCACACTGGCCACAGATATTCTGATGGGTGTCCTCAAAGAGGTTGTTCGCCAGAGGGCGGACCTAAAG GTTATTGTCATGAGTGCCACCCTGGATGCTGGAAAGTTCCAGGTGTACTTCGACAACTGCCCCCTGCTCACTATTCCTGGCAGAACACATCCTGTGGAAATCTTCTACACACCGGAGCCAGAGCGAGACTACCTGGAGGCAGCCATCAGAACGGTTATCCAGATCCACATGTGTGAGGAAGACGAGGGAGATGTTCTGCTTTTCCTCACAGGACAGGAG GAAATCGACGAAGCTTGCAAGCGGATCAAACGGGAAATTGATGACCTGGGCCCGGAGGTAGGAGACATCAAAATCATCCCACTCTACTCCACGCTCCCACCCCAACAGCAGCAGAGGATCTTCGAGCCTCCTCCGCCTCGCAAGCCCAACGGAGCCATCGGCAGGAAG GTCGTGGTATCCACAAACATTGCTGAGACGTCCCTGACCATCGACGGCGTGGTGTTTGTAATTGATCCTGGCTTTGCCAAGCAAAAG GTGTATAACCCCCGAATCAGGGTGGAGTCACTGCTAGTGACTGCTATCAGCAAAGCATCAGCCCAGCAGAGGGCGGGGCGAGCTGGACGTACACGTCCAGGGAAGTGCTTCCGCCTCTACACTGAGAAGGCATACAAGACTGAGATGcaa GATAACACGTACCCAGAGATTCTCAGGTCCAACTTGGGCTCTGTGGTGTTACAGCTGAAGAAACTAGGTATTGATGACCTGGTGCACTTTGACTTCATGGACCCACCAG CTCCTGAGACCCTGATGCGTGCTCTGGAGCTGCTGAACTACCTTGCGGCACTGAATGATGATGGAGACCTGACAGAGCTGGGCTCTATGATGGCTGAGTTCCCTTTGGACCCTCAGCTGGCTAAAATGGTCATTGCCAGCTGCGAATTCAACTGCTCCAATGAGATCCTCTCAATCACAGCCATGCTATCAG TCCCACAGTGCTTCGTGCGCCCAACTGAGGCTAAGAAGGCGGCTGATGAGTCGAAGATGAGGTTCGCCCACATTGACGGGGACCACCTGACCCTGCTGAATGTCTACCATGCCTTCAAACAGA ACCATGAGTCAGTGCAGTGGTGCTATGACAACTTTGTGAACTACCGCTCACTGATGTCCGCCGATAACGTACGGCAACAGCTGTCGCGCATCATGGACCGCTTCAACCTGCCACGGCGCAGCACCGAGTTCACCAGCCGAGATTACTACATCAACATCCGCCGCGCGCTTGTCACTGGCTTCTTTATGcag GTGGCCCACCTGGAGCGTACAGGGCACTATTTGACGGTGAAGGACAACCAGGTGGTCCAGCTGCACCCCTCCACTGTGCTGGACCACAAACCTGAGTGGGTGCTCTACAATGAGTTTGTGCTGACCACCAAGAATTACATCCGCACCTGCACAGACATCAAACCTGAGTG GTTGGTCAAAATTGCACCGCAGTACTATGAGATGAGCAACTTCCCTCAGTGTGAAGCCAAGAGGCAACTGGAGCGCATTATTGCTAAACTCCAAACCAAGGAATACTCTCAATACTAA